From the genome of Notolabrus celidotus isolate fNotCel1 chromosome 5, fNotCel1.pri, whole genome shotgun sequence, one region includes:
- the LOC117813138 gene encoding uncharacterized protein LOC117813138 isoform X1 codes for MDGLGRAVVGVWRAHTVLDESDGAESSPEAPDRFRKQRSSSSLNSLRMTLRKRLPLRTVQANSLPENPSWEPIKEQPKEQPKEQPKPNTVSKLTRSARNSISGVYQRLQRTREFAHEECLVETPGREREREEAGASTSRTPRRTPGRAATPRRTPRAGATPGRTPGSRGRKTPEASVRGVKTGGGRRQLVRMAALRSPFASPNTQNQRIKFDQDLESVSSGLRRLKHLSRAFDSLIGRDDRSNTRERPGGAVMRKLDPNGKLCRSNLSRRASNLSNTLGGWANTAVNTIRKPN; via the exons ATGGACGGACTTGGTAGAGCAGTGGTGGGAGTCTGGCGGGCACACACAGTCCTGGATGAGTCTGATGGAGCAGAGAGCTCCCCAGAAGCCCCCGACCGTTTCCGCAAGCAACgatcttcctcttctttgaatTCTCTGAGGATGACATTGCGCAAGCGGCTCCCGCTGCGCACCGTCCAGGCCAACTCTCTCCCAGAGAATCCAAGCTGGGAACCCATAAAAGAGCAACCAAAGGAGCAACCAAAAGAGCAACCTAAACCCAACACAGTCAGCAAACTCACTCGCAGTGCTCGGAACTCCATCAGCGGAGTGTACCAG AGACTGCAGAGAACCAGAGAGTTTGCACATGAGGAGTGTTTGGTAGAAACCCCCGGTCGAGAACGAGAAAGAGAAGAGGCTGGTGCATCTACTTCTCGCACCCCAAGGCGAACGCCCGGCCGGGCTGCAACACCCAGACGCACCCCCAGAGCGGGAGCCACACCTGGACGCACCCCAGGCTCTAGAGGAAGAAAGACACCTGAGGCCAGTGTACGAGGGGTGAAAACAGGAGGCGGCAGGAGACAGCTGGTCCGCATGGCTGCTTTAAGGAGTCCCTTTGCCTCCCCAAACACACAGAATCAGAGAAT AAAGTTTGACCAAGATTTAGAGTCTGTCTCCAGTGGACTCAGGAGACTCAAACATCTTTCAAGGGCCTTCGATAGTCTCATTGGCAGAGACGACAG ATCCAATACGAGGGAACGACCTGGAGGAGCAGTGATGAGAAAGTTGGACCCCAACGGTAAACTCTGTCGCTCCAACCTCTCCCGTCGGGCCTCGAATCTCTCAAACACACTGGGAGGTTGGGCCAACACAGCTGTGAACACTATACGCAAACCAAACTGA
- the LOC117813138 gene encoding uncharacterized protein LOC117813138 isoform X2, whose protein sequence is MDGLGRAVVGVWRAHTVLDESDGAESSPEAPDRFRKQRSSSSLNSLRMTLRKRLPLRTVQANSLPENPSWEPIKEQPKEQPKEQPKPNTVSKLTRSARNSISGVYQRLQRTREFAHEECLVETPGREREREEAGASTSRTPRRTPGRAATPRRTPRAGATPGRTPGSRGRKTPEASVRGVKTGGGRRQLVRMAALRSPFASPNTQNQRIKFDQDLESVSSGLRRLKHLSRAFDSLIGRDDRRFNYSIMVE, encoded by the exons ATGGACGGACTTGGTAGAGCAGTGGTGGGAGTCTGGCGGGCACACACAGTCCTGGATGAGTCTGATGGAGCAGAGAGCTCCCCAGAAGCCCCCGACCGTTTCCGCAAGCAACgatcttcctcttctttgaatTCTCTGAGGATGACATTGCGCAAGCGGCTCCCGCTGCGCACCGTCCAGGCCAACTCTCTCCCAGAGAATCCAAGCTGGGAACCCATAAAAGAGCAACCAAAGGAGCAACCAAAAGAGCAACCTAAACCCAACACAGTCAGCAAACTCACTCGCAGTGCTCGGAACTCCATCAGCGGAGTGTACCAG AGACTGCAGAGAACCAGAGAGTTTGCACATGAGGAGTGTTTGGTAGAAACCCCCGGTCGAGAACGAGAAAGAGAAGAGGCTGGTGCATCTACTTCTCGCACCCCAAGGCGAACGCCCGGCCGGGCTGCAACACCCAGACGCACCCCCAGAGCGGGAGCCACACCTGGACGCACCCCAGGCTCTAGAGGAAGAAAGACACCTGAGGCCAGTGTACGAGGGGTGAAAACAGGAGGCGGCAGGAGACAGCTGGTCCGCATGGCTGCTTTAAGGAGTCCCTTTGCCTCCCCAAACACACAGAATCAGAGAAT AAAGTTTGACCAAGATTTAGAGTCTGTCTCCAGTGGACTCAGGAGACTCAAACATCTTTCAAGGGCCTTCGATAGTCTCATTGGCAGAGACGACAG GCGGTTCAACTATTCTATTATGGTGGAGTAG